The following DNA comes from Triticum aestivum cultivar Chinese Spring chromosome 3D, IWGSC CS RefSeq v2.1, whole genome shotgun sequence.
gAAGAATGTTCATGAATGGCTTTCAAAAAATATTAATGAAATTTAATATTTACAAAATAATGGAAAATAAAAGGGAGAAACCTATAAAATCAGAAAAAGGGAATTTTAACTGGAAGGAAGATTCTAGAAGCAAACCTTCCCAAAACAGATGGGAGAAAGAACATTGGACTAGCCTACGAACGCCCAGCGGGGGCATGTGATCGGTATCCAGCGACCCACGCGTGGAATAGAAATCCCATCGACTCTCTACTTGGACTttccaataaaaggaaaaggaaaaacacTACAACTTCCAAACTTATGATGTCTAGCGTAAAAAAACACTTGGTCTCCACCACGAAGGGCATGAGACCTTTGCTAGACATGTACAATTTCCCTAATTTTCCTTACTAACTTTGTAACATGCTCTTTATGTTACACCATTGTACATTGCCACTACTAATTATAAATGAAAAGACTCACATTAGGGGTTTCCCTACTTTTTTGGTCAAAAAAAGAACGTTCAAGGACGAATATCTCTCTCTTTTCTACTATGATTGTTTGCTCCCTATTGTGTAGTCTATAGCACTGTTCAAGAATTCACCCGATTAATCAGTTAACATGCCAGTTAATCGCTACTCATAGCGTGGCCGAATTGAATAGCACCTATTTGTCGCGTTAACTTGTCATGCCGGTTAATTGGCCAGTTATACCGACTAATCAGTTTTTGGGCCGATTAATCCCTGCTGGCCCATTAACGGGTGGGCAAACAAAACCCAAGTTTTTGGCCCGTAACCCCTTCCAGCCCCATCCCACTTCGTAATAGCTAGCTATGATTAATAATTTTACCTCCTCTCTATGCTTTTCATATGTGTATGGCAACATGTTTTGGTATACTACATAACTGGGAGCATGAGAGTATGGTATAATACGTAAAAGAATCTAGATATATGTTGGCATTTCCTATTCAATCTAACGATTAATGGTCGACCGATTAATTCAGTTAATAGGCTGATTCACCTATTAATCGCTACTCCTAAACTGACCGAGCAggtaccagttaacgatttcttgAACATTGGTCTATAGTATAAGTTTAATGGTTATGTCACAATAAAATTGATTCATATGCCGACAAAGAAAATGGAAACATCAAAGGTCAAAAGGAAAAGTAGGGAATAAGACTTCTCTATTTCCTCAAATAACATGGGAAATGCTAAAAAAATCAATACTTAAGCTCCTACTAAAAAATTAGCATTGGAAGTGAAAGATTGGGCCTAAATCTTGGGTCATGCAGGGCCTATAATCGGCCGTCAAATGCACGCGCCAAGGCGGAGGGGTTGCGGGGAGGACAGGAAACAGTGGGAGGTGAAACGGCGGAGCAAGAAGAACAAGACTGAATGTAAATTAAGCAATGGTCATTATACAAGCCCTAAGATGAAAACATAGGGCAACCCCATGTTAGTTTTCAACGTTGACACAACCTACAGAACTAATAGTAATTGGTTGATGACGGCGGAGCAAGAAGAACAAGGTTGCATGTAAATTAACCAACGGTCATTGTACAAACCCTAAGATAAAAACACATGGGCAACCATGTTAGTTTTCTTTTAAAAATATCATTGAGCAACGTTGACACAACCTACTGAACTAATTGTGTTTGGTTGATGACAGCGAAACGAAGAGAACAAGGCTGCATGTAAATTAACCAACGGTCATTGTACAGGCCCTAAGATGAAAACACAGGGACAACCATGTTAGTTTTCTTAAAAAATATCATTGAGCAACATTGACACAACCTACTAAACTAATTATATTTGGTTGATGACGACGTAGCAAGAAGAACAAGGTTGCATGTAAATTAACCAACGGTCGTTGTACAAGCCCTATGACGAAAACATAGGGCAACCATGTTAGCAACATCATTGAGCAACATTGACACAACCTACTGAAGTAATTGTATCTTGTCgacgacatgaacatttttttaccaACAAAATTGCGCACGAACAAATGGAGATGCCCTAACAGGactgtcttttttcttttttgcagaaACTCTCATAGGCCTGTCTATTCGCATCATTTTCTGAATGGACAGTTCAGATCCTTTTTGGCATTTGTTGCGAAGCTCAGGGAGACAGTTCAGATCATCATTTTTTTAACATTGTTGCGAAGAACAGGGCCAGCAGCTGAGGTCTGCAAGACTGCAACTGTACTACAGCTTGTTGGGATCATTTTCTTAATGACATTATTGCCCAGATCAGTTCTTGTCTGCACGATAAGCACAATGTTGGCAGTTGGCACCATGGAAAGGCGCGGCATACAGTGCCGAGTGTCGACACTGCCATCTACGACTATTTCGGACCGGAATTTTCTTTCCCGAACCCcactcttccaccatagccaagagCAGAAATTTCCTCACAAGATGCGGAAAATTCCACCGGCCGATCGATAAAGGAGTCAATAAGAACACACCAGACTCCCCTAAATTCATTCACCGTCACGCCAAGTTTTCCAACATTAACGCGCCAACGCAAACACGTCAACCACAAGACCAGAATATTACAGTTCCAACTTCCAACACGCAAAGTTTGATCAAATGAATGAGCACAAACACAATACGGCCAAGTTATCAGAGATTCGAGTCAAATAGAGACAAAAAGTTCCACAATATATCATGTTAAAACTCATATTTACATTACCATATCACACTAGCAGCGCGCAGAGGCGCCGGCGATTTTGAGCAGAAAATCTGAAGACGAAAGAACTGAAGAAATACCAAGAGCGTACAAAAGAACTGTGCTGCTGCATATCTTATCCTCCCAACCATCTAGAAATCGAAGCCACCGCCGTCGTCGAACCCGCCGTCGTAGCCGCCGTCGTACCCTCCGGCGGAGTCGGAGATCATGTCGCCGATGAGGAGCCCGCCGAGCGCGCCTCCGAGGAGCCCCGCGCCGAGGCCCATCCCCATGCCGCTCTTCTTCGGCGGCTTCACGGCCTGCTGCTGGTACCCGTACCCGGCCGGCTGCTGCGGCGGGTAGCCGTAGCCGCCGTACCCTCCTTGCGGAGGCGGGGGCGGGTAGCCGTACCCGGCCGGCTGCTGCGGTGGGTACCCGTAGCCGTACTGCGGGGGCGGGGCGCCGTAGGGAGCGCCGGTGCTGGGTCCCGCGGCGGCCGCTGGGTAGGCCGTCACTGGCTCGCCTGCCTTCGCCGGCTTTCCTGACGGACCAGCGGGTGGGTAGCCGGCGGGTGCGGGGTAGGCGGTGGATGGCTCGCCCGTCTTTCCGGCAGGTGGGTAGCCGGAGGGAGGTGGGTAGGCACCAGCGGTTGCTGCCCCGTCGGCCTTCGCCGCCTGCGGGTACGCGGACTGCGGCGGGTATGCGTTACCTGGCGGCGGGTAGGCAGACGGAGCCCCGTAGGCGTCGGCCTTGCCGGCCGGAGGATACGCGCCCTGCGGCGGGTAGGCGGCGGCCGGGGGAGGCTGCGCGTACGCGGCCTGGGCACCACCGTAGGCGCCACCGGCCTGGCCCTGTGTCACCTCCCCGAGCTTGTACGAGAAGTTGAGGACCCCCTGGGGCTTCCCGGACCCGATCTTGCGGACCTGGTAGGCCACAAACTTGACCGGCACGGGGCCGTCGGGCGCGCCGGAGAGCAGCTCGGAGAGCGGGATGTGGACCTCGCCGACGTCGCGGTCGCCGAGGGCGCGCTCGGCGCGGAGCAGCACGTGGACGGACCCCGCGGCGCTAGCGGGGACGGTGAAGCGGACCGTGGCGTTCCAGGTcgggttgcggccgccggagcggTCGGTGGCGACGCGCTGGCGGGAGCGCGGGTCGCCGGAGAGGGAGACGACGGCGTACACCTCCATGGCCGAGAAGAGGTTCACGTCCTTGAGGTCCTTGCCCGATATCAGGGTCAGCTCCAGCGCCCTCTGCGCCATGGCGACGGCGAACTTGATGATCTTGGTGCCGATTGCGATTTGTGTGGATCGAAATagaggagagaggaggggagagcggATCTGGCTGTGGATGTATCCGAAGACTTGGTGATGAGATAGTTGGGAGGGCAGCGGGCTGCGCGTATTATATGGCGGGGAGGGAGCGGAGGGTGTTGCGAGGGTGCTTCTCCCACGCGCATGCTTAGCCTTTAAGGCTTACACGTGGGCCATGTCCTCCGTGGGTCCGTCATGTCAGTGGAATGAGTATGGTCTGTGTGGGTCCTTCGTGAATAACGCGTCGTTCTCAGTCAGTTCCGCGACACGCGGACGACGGGGCTCTCTGTTCAGCATGCATGACGCGTGGTCCCCGGCGTGCggtgggtcccacgtgtcattggggggaggtggtgcgCGTGTTCTAGGCGGCGGCAGTTGCGTCACGAATCTTCGCCCCGTCCCCACAGGTGAGGGGCTGAATGAATTGAAATCGTCGTGCTGTTCAGGTTAGTGCGGTGGGTCCCACGCGTCGGCTCTCAACGGTCCTTGGGTGTGCCATCCTCTCTACCCAAAGTGGACCCCACGCACGCACGTTGACGGCTGACCGGCGCCCGTGTGGGTGGGGCGGCGCAGCCTCGCGACGAATCTCGGCCGTCGttagtggcggcggcggcaggtcagGTCAGGATTCGTATTCTCTTTTCTTCTGTTTCCTGTGCAGTTGCACTTGCACGCTAAGGAAAAGAAATGAGTGCGCGTGaccggaagagaaagagaagcagAAGCCCTCCCTCTCGACGCGGGCACGACGCGGCTGCTCCGTCGCCGTACCTTTCCGCGCATTGCACTGCAGTACTGCACACGGAAGGAAGGATGGATTCGTTCACCTTTTTGGGCCCTCCATGGTGTGGCTCTCCGGACACCGCTCGAGTAAGGTAGACGTCGCACGCTGCAACGACCTGGGCCAGGCCTACCTGTGTGTTACTCGGCCTACGTGGCTCAGCCCATGTAGCGTGTGTGGATTAGACATATAAGCGTGTGGCTGGCGTGTGTGTGGGGCATCGAATTGTAATCACAAACATTATTCCTTATTCAAGCTTTCCTCCCTGTTCCTTTCCCCTTCTCCAAGCTCTCTCTCTCTGAGATATTTCTCTTGGTTCGAGATCCATATCCCGGCGAGACGCACGGAGGTGCTACGGGATCGTAGCATTTCGTACTCAGAGCCGTGTATCGATCCGCTTCCTCTTATCTAAATTTTTCCTCCAGATCTCACGATCAATCCTTCGATCGGCTTGTAATTCCTAGCAAAAGGTGCAGATCCCCTCGAGTGATCTCGCGCAAAACACCTAAGGTGTACCTGCGCTGGGTTGAGTAGATAGAAGATCCTTCCGACGGCGCGTTCGAACAAGCCCAACCTCTCGTCGCGCATGGCCGCCGCGGAGCTCACAATCGCCGAGCTGCAGCAGCTCGTCCAGGCGACGATCCTGCAGAGCAAGGCAGTTTCGGAGGCGGGTGTGAAGACAGCGGAACGTCTGGATGGGCTGCAGGAGTCCCTCGACAAGTACGCCTCCTCTTCGGCCAAGGCTTTCGATGCGCTGGCCACGACGACCACGAGCTCGCTGGCCCGCACCGAGACGACGCTGGGGCGGGTGCTCGTCGCGCACAACTCCCTCGATGCGGCGGTGGCCGAGATGCGAAAATCTCTGGACGGGATCGTGCGTGGCGTCGACACTCTAGAGCAGCCGACAAACACGACGACGACTCAAGACCTGCGGACAGAGCCGCCACAAGCAGAGCGGCAGGGCCTTGCTCAGCACCATTCAGGACAGAACACCCGAGGTCTGCGCGTGTCATTCCAGCAGAGGAATCGCGGTGAGCAATCCAAATCGCACGCTCATTACCTTGACGAGCTGTCTGATGACAACGAGGACTATGAGAGATCACCGCAGTCTCAGTTTCAGTCTACTCCTGGGAAATTCTCTGCTCGCATTCCTCGTTCTGATTTCCCCAGATTTGAGGGAGATAACCCTAAGTGGTGGAAGAAACAGTGTGAAAAATACTTCCGGATGTACAATGTTCAGTCAGAATTATGGGTCGATTTCGCTACTATGCACTTTGCAGGAAATGCAGCCCTCTGGTTGCAGACGTATGAAGCAATGCACACTATTGATAGCTGGGCTGCTCTGTGTGTGGCCGTGTTCACCAAATTCAACAGGAACAAGTATTCCCGAGCAATTGATGTGTTCTTCTCTCTCAAGCAAACTGAGTCTATCGATGATTATGCTCATGTGTTTGAAGAACACATGCACAAGATGCTTGTGTATAACCACTCCTACGATGAAACCTTTTTCATCAACAGGTTCATTGAGGGCCTGAAACCTGCTATCCGTGcgccgatcaagctgcaacaacctAACTCAGTGGATCTGGCTTACTCTTTGGCGCAGACACAAGAGGCACTGTTGGCTGAAGATACTTCCAAATACAGCAAAAGATGGGAAAACAGAGCCAATGCAAAAAAATTATGTGCATCAAGGCATTATAGGGACAACACCAGCACAAGACAAACCCCCTGAGACACATCAGAGATCTCCAGATCGAGTGGATAACCTCAGGGCACAACGCCGAGCGCGTGGAGAATGTTTCAAGTGCGGGGAGAAGTATGGCCCAGGACACAAGTGTCGCACAACAGTCCAACTCCACGTGCTAGAAGAACTAATTGAGGCACTGCAAAAGTCTGAAATTTCTGAAACTGATTCTGAAACTGAACAGCCAGCCGAGCAGCCTGCTGCAGATAAGGGAACAACAGCAGAAGCATTCATGAAACTGTCAGTCCATGCAGCCCAGGGCACTGCTTCAAAGGACAGTATCAGATTACAGGGCATGGTTGGTAAGAGACGGTTATTGATCTTAGTTGACTCAGGTAGTTCCACAAATTTTATCAGTGCAGAGCTAGTGAAACACCTACAGTGTCCAATGGAAGAGATACCAGCGGCTAAAGTAACTGTGGCTGATGGTGGAATGTTACATTGCAAGAAACAGGTTCCTAACTTGCAATGGTTCTGTCAAGGCAATACCTTCAACACATCTCTGAAGGTGCTACCCCTGGGCACGTATGACATCATTTTGGGTATGCAGTGGTTAGAAACTATGAGTCCTATGTGAGTGGACTGGAGAAAGAAGGTCATGAGATTCAAATATCAGGGAACTCGGATCACTGTAAGAGGAATAAGAGAGAAAGTCATCTCCTGCACAGGCATAACTCGCAAGCATTTGCAAGGGTTACTTAACACTGGTGCAGTCGAGCAAGTGATCCAACTAAATCACATTGTGGAAGCCCCTGATACTGATCAATTCATCCCTCCTGCTGTGCAAGAAATCCTGGACAAGCACAAACAAGTTTTCACAGAACCTGACAAGCTCCCTCCTCacaggtgaaaggatcgatatagttgactagagggggggtgaataggcaactaacaatttttagcttttctttaccaaattaaactttgcatcaaaataagttgtctagatatgcagctaagtgagcaacctatatgatgcaacgacaacaagcacgcaagcaagtaagagatataacacaagtaaactagctaaagtaaaggaacgagataaccaagagtggagccggtgaagacgaggatgtgttaccgaagttccttccttttgaggggaagtacgtctccgttggagcggtgtggaggcacaatgctccccaagaagccacaagggccaccgtattctcctcacgccctcacacaatgcgagatgccgtgattccactattggtgcccttgaaggcggcgaccggacctttacaaacaaggttggggcaatctccacaacttaattggaggctcccaacgacaccacaaagcttcaccacaatggactatggctccgcggtgacctcaaccgtctagggtgctcaaacacccaagagtaacaagatccgctagggataagtggggggaatcaaatttctcttggtggaagtgtagatcgtggccttctcaaccaatcccgagcaaatcaacaagtttgattggctagggagagagatcgggcgaaaatggagcttggagcaacaatggagcttttgggggaagaggtgagtcaactttggggaagaagacccctttatatagtggggggaacaaaccaaccgttaccccccttctgccccgaagagagcggtagtaccgctgtgccagcggtactaccgcttgccactataagcggtactaccgctacacaacgcggtactaccgcttggcccacagcggtactaccgcggagggagggcggtactaccgcacaggagcggtactacggccccccacagccgcggccagtaccgtaaaacccgacacgaaaaaggagccctcgaatcgaggcggtactagcacgagaccaccgcggtactacggcttggggccactagcggtactactgctctggagcggtataccgcccagagcggtactaccgcttgtggcacccaagcggtactaccgctctgtcccgcggtactaccgctgggaccagagttagtacacacatgggggctactagcggtactactgctctgggcggtactatcgctccagagcggtactaccgcttgtagcacccaagcggtactaccgctctggcccgcggtactaccgctgggaccagagagggcacaaagagaggagaaccaagcccatcatcgaaacggaaaggctcggagggaggggcaaaggaagtgtacgtgatgattccgccctagcctttccaaaacggaccccctcttgatagtacggtgatccctatgaaactagtccaccaaactaatccgaaaggactacaccgtcttcgctttaagctccgaggggaggaaatcgtctcgtgccaaaaggatgaatctctgaaaaacactcaacgcacacgattagtccgcaaaagcattgtcatcaatcaccaaaacatcttagggataaatatgcccttacaatctccccctttttggtggattgatgacaatacgggatttgcacaactgggaaaaaacaaaggacataagcaaaccccaaatctctaaaatatagacgggctccccctagatgtgtgccatcaagataagtgctttgaactgcacgacacacatactaggatcaacactccccctgtattttagagaccaacaacctaagcgagatacaagatagcaggatatataacataatgaagcatataactcatgagatatcaaatgactagagacaaagataagatatgataatgatagggtagcatatgtctcacaccatatgactcgaactaaagtctcactgaacacaaaaccaagcaaagcacaaggtccaagcaaagcacaaagtagcacataacgaaagcacaaaggcaaagacacactcgcaacacaacgacgcaaatccctaaactctctccccctttggcatcgagacaccaaaaggggcaaagagctaacctacggctccaggtgagagcatgctgaggatctcgaacatcaggactctgcgtgatcatctgcactgccgtcctcgcccggaaactgctcggcatctgagtcggtccacggacagtgctgctggatccactcctcctcctcagtaatctgaccctcagagccgctggtgactgtcgcacccatctgacgcatcagctccttgtgacgtcctcttgccttcttctcagccacatgagtcatgtactgaccatgagactccatgcagaacagcttcttcatcttgcgtttgagcttctttgcccaagagggctctgctgcagaaggctctgtcccaggaggcacataatcctcatcatcatcaccggcatcagcctcgtcctcggtctccatggcagcagcagaagatggagctccagatctaccccaattatccttcttcctcagacgcttgatctcatgagagaccaactctccagtttccagctgctcctcaggataggtatgtctccaggccctctcaataagcaacatgatgaacggaccataaattgggcacttgcgctcagaaacagccgccagaagctcagaccacatgacgtgagagatgtccagggactcgccggtgtttgcgtccttctcacgctggcagaagagaagcatgtccacaaggtaagagtgtaccatgtccagattcccaatacgagggaagagagtctcgcggaagatgcggtgaaggatgtccagataggtagacaactcataggtttccttcctggtctcagggtggaccttccgagtacagtagggccagagggcttgcttgtgagtggaggtgacattttggtgaggacgaaaaccaactggagtctcgagcccttgatcttccacctcaagcagccccatgaaggcctgccacttgacagctagcacctttccatttgtcatccaagtcagagtcctgtctgcatcagttcctaggtgaacagtggcaaagaactgtgccagcaaatctgcatcaaagtccttgttgaactgcatgatcctgagaatgttcaactgagagcacatctgtagggcatcaccaaagtactcaaggtccttctccatagcatccgtgttgatggaatgaacattgacaaagagattcttcttagccttgatcacatcaaagtatgtggcatactgaaaccggttccagaacgggcgattgccaagattgggttcttggtcttcctcataggggttgcgccgacgcctatcccagaattccttgctagacatctcagtcactttcttgccacttggcttcggtcggctggcaatcttcttcttgcgaggaggattagcacttgaggaagcaccccctgccggctgtggagcactggaagaaccacctgcagtctcagatgagcggtaccgcttcgacgttgaacgcccggggttgacacggcggacttgctgctcaggatgttcatcacctggaaccatacacacggacacaagaaacaaccagaaggaatgatcaaaaccaaataaacacaacaaatatggatcaacatgtggtaggaaacaatggaactgggcatccagcggtagtaccgtgcctgctcagcggtagtaccgcttagccacataagcggtagtaccgtgccagatgggcggtagtaccgcccgagacggggcacggcggatccctactgccgtggtcagatccggcactaccggggatgccaaattcaaaaataaacctaccaaacatcaatccaaagagtctagttgccttctccaacctactcaagcctagatttggccaaaaatctagagatgcaactactattgcccctaaaacgcgagatctgaaaactagacaagaagagaagaggaacgggggcaatatcggcatccatggcaagaggacgaggtggggatcgactccaccgaaggaaatggagaggaacggtccggagacggagggccgccggagccttcccgcggcgagatggcgctggagagagaggaagaggaaccaggggacgaagcaaatgggtatggggtggaggaaaccacccctgcccacgacttaaccccctggccccgcccctcagcggtagtaccgtggtgaagggcggtagtaccgcttagtcccataagcggtagtaccgctccgtggagcggtagtaccgcgccagcggtagtaccgct
Coding sequences within:
- the LOC123080458 gene encoding protein SRC2 gives rise to the protein MAQRALELTLISGKDLKDVNLFSAMEVYAVVSLSGDPRSRQRVATDRSGGRNPTWNATVRFTVPASAAGSVHVLLRAERALGDRDVGEVHIPLSELLSGAPDGPVPVKFVAYQVRKIGSGKPQGVLNFSYKLGEVTQGQAGGAYGGAQAAYAQPPPAAAYPPQGAYPPAGKADAYGAPSAYPPPGNAYPPQSAYPQAAKADGAATAGAYPPPSGYPPAGKTGEPSTAYPAPAGYPPAGPSGKPAKAGEPVTAYPAAAAGPSTGAPYGAPPPQYGYGYPPQQPAGYGYPPPPPQGGYGGYGYPPQQPAGYGYQQQAVKPPKKSGMGMGLGAGLLGGALGGLLIGDMISDSAGGYDGGYDGGFDDGGGFDF